The Phalacrocorax carbo chromosome 11, bPhaCar2.1, whole genome shotgun sequence genome includes a region encoding these proteins:
- the POF1B gene encoding protein POF1B isoform X1 has product MQGGQQQLQPPTLPPHLQQQHQQHHYYRRQQHYSTLPAARRPLSCPEPLPRPLPCREPPPCPAPLPRPLPCWEPPPCPDPPPPPPPCPPPCREPPPCPEPLPRPLPCFEPAPHHQQQQESSVPFDRVRTYGPGCRRVSTSCSSRAASPLECSHGYQQVISGCDPPQQGTLRRIIIENADQEQLSPFLRGANFCPGNNVIYEKTIRKYELLNPQQEKQYQFSRQCQSPQQADQCHVVQPCQHAEPAQVSHQCQQTQTGSPCEIIPVSVSDDCRGNTVRRVTVQTCEPVNCSQEKNDQLDCRYFGELLAELNRKTSDLYSCLLQHVEKIGGRNHDIEFTCQSEDIEDLIPKGLSEATKQQIRYLLQMRVTSDKSLRLVLSTFKNLREELCHLQDDLGKLETDCVLLKKDLAFKASQVKEYETMLTSLRENNRQQQQGLRESTAKCRSLEEQLLSLRLTEGEKDCQLKELEYCKRTLEQEIQSLRLQACSNPTLQTTTDELSSRYVEMINNLREDKDREIRSLRSQLCQFQQDISKREGSNSDLQIRLHELMSMLEEKDALIKQQQEDLFRLKHEKLSGSQSPGVTAIITKKYRNQYPILGLLSDDYKATSPVNKSQTIVIERTGEIWKHE; this is encoded by the exons ATGCAGgggggccagcagcagctgcagccccccacgCTGCCCCCgcacctccagcagcagcaccagcagcaccactACTACCGCCGCCAGCAGCACTACAGCACGCTGCCCGCCGCCCGGCGGCCCCTCTCCTGCCCGGAGCCGCTGCCCCGGCCGCTGCCCTGCCGGGAgccgccgccctgcccggcgcCGCTGCCCCGGCCGCTGCCTTGCTGGGAGCCGCCGCCCTGCCCGGACCCCCCTCCGCCACCGCCGCCGTGCCCCCCGCCGTGCCGAGAGCCACCGCCCTGCCCGGAGCCGCTGCCCCGGCCCCTGCCCTGCTTCGAGCCCGCgccccaccaccagcagcagcaggaaagcagcGTGCCGTTCGACCGGGTGCGGACCTACGGCCCCGGCTGCCGGCGGGTGAGCACGTCCTGCTCCTCCCGGGCGGCCTCGCCGCTGGAGTGCTCGCACGGTTACCAGCAAGTCATCTCTGGCTGCGACCCGCCGCAACAG ggCACTCTTCGAAGGATTATTATCGAGAATGCTGATCAG gAACAGTTATCCCCATTTCTTAGAGGGGCGAATTTCTGTCCTGGAAATAATGTCATCTATGAAAAGACAATAAGAAAATATGAGCTATTAAATCCCCAACAA GAGAAACAGTATCAGTTTTCCCGCCAGTGTCAGAGTCCCCAGCAAGCCGACCAGTGCCATGTTgtccagccctgccagcacgCTGAGCCGGCCCAGGTCTCTCACCAGTGCCAGCAGACACAGACCGGTAGCCCCTGTGAAATAATTCCAGTCTCTGTGAGCGATGACTGCAGAGGAAATACTGTGAGGAGGGTGACAGTTCAAACCTGTGAACCG GTGAATTGCTCTCAGGAAAAGAACGACCAGCTGGACTGCCGCTACTTCGGTGAGCTCCTTGCTGAACTGAACCGCAAGACCAGTGACTTGTACAGTTGTTTACTGCAGCATGTGGAAAAGATAGGAGGAAG aaacCACGACATCGAATTTACATGTCAG TCTGAAGATATTGAAGATCTAATTCCCAAAGGACTGTCTGAGGCAACAAAGCAGCAGATTCGTTATCTCCTCCAG aTGAGAGTGACGTCAGATAAATCTTTGAGACTTGTGCTTTCCACTTTCAAAAATTTACGTGAAGAACTTTGCCATCTGCAGGATGACTTGGGG AAGTTAGAAACTGACTGTGTCTTACTTAAGAAGGATTTGGCTTTTAAAGCTTCTCAAGTAAAAGAATATGAAACTATGTTGACTTCTCTGAGAGAGAATAATCGTCAGCAGCAG CAAGGACTCAGAGAGAGCACTGCAAAATGTCGCTCTCTGGAAGAACAGCTCCTCTCCCTTCGGCTCACCGAGGGAGAAAAGGACTGTCAGCTGAAGGAACTGGAGTACTGCAAGCGTACCTTGGAGCAAGAGATCCAGAGCCTCAGGCTGCAG gCCTGCTCTAATCCAACACTACAGACCACCACAGATGAACTCTCCAGCCGTTACGTAGAGATGATCAATAACTTGAGAGAGGATAAAGATCGCGAGATCCGCAGCCTTAGG TCTCAGTTATGCCAATTCCAGCAAGATATATCGAAGAGAGAAGGAAGTAACAGTGACTTGCAAATAAGGTTACATGAACTGATGTCGATGCTGGAGGAGAAAGATGCTCTTATTAAACAGCAGCAAGAG GACCTCTTCAGATTGAAGCATGAGAAATTATCAGGCAGCCAGTCCCCTGGTGTAACAGCTATCATCACAAAGAA GTACAGGAATCAGTACCCTATTCTGGGTCTCCTGTCCGATGACTACAAGGCTACATCACCTGTCAATAAATCACAAACCATTGTGATTGAGAGGACCGGGGAGATATGGAAACAC GAGTGA
- the POF1B gene encoding protein POF1B isoform X2 produces the protein MQGGQQQLQPPTLPPHLQQQHQQHHYYRRQQHYSTLPAARRPLSCPEPLPRPLPCREPPPCPAPLPRPLPCWEPPPCPDPPPPPPPCPPPCREPPPCPEPLPRPLPCFEPAPHHQQQQESSVPFDRVRTYGPGCRRVSTSCSSRAASPLECSHGYQQVISGCDPPQQGTLRRIIIENADQEQLSPFLRGANFCPGNNVIYEKTIRKYELLNPQQCQSPQQADQCHVVQPCQHAEPAQVSHQCQQTQTGSPCEIIPVSVSDDCRGNTVRRVTVQTCEPVNCSQEKNDQLDCRYFGELLAELNRKTSDLYSCLLQHVEKIGGRNHDIEFTCQSEDIEDLIPKGLSEATKQQIRYLLQMRVTSDKSLRLVLSTFKNLREELCHLQDDLGKLETDCVLLKKDLAFKASQVKEYETMLTSLRENNRQQQQGLRESTAKCRSLEEQLLSLRLTEGEKDCQLKELEYCKRTLEQEIQSLRLQACSNPTLQTTTDELSSRYVEMINNLREDKDREIRSLRSQLCQFQQDISKREGSNSDLQIRLHELMSMLEEKDALIKQQQEDLFRLKHEKLSGSQSPGVTAIITKKYRNQYPILGLLSDDYKATSPVNKSQTIVIERTGEIWKHE, from the exons ATGCAGgggggccagcagcagctgcagccccccacgCTGCCCCCgcacctccagcagcagcaccagcagcaccactACTACCGCCGCCAGCAGCACTACAGCACGCTGCCCGCCGCCCGGCGGCCCCTCTCCTGCCCGGAGCCGCTGCCCCGGCCGCTGCCCTGCCGGGAgccgccgccctgcccggcgcCGCTGCCCCGGCCGCTGCCTTGCTGGGAGCCGCCGCCCTGCCCGGACCCCCCTCCGCCACCGCCGCCGTGCCCCCCGCCGTGCCGAGAGCCACCGCCCTGCCCGGAGCCGCTGCCCCGGCCCCTGCCCTGCTTCGAGCCCGCgccccaccaccagcagcagcaggaaagcagcGTGCCGTTCGACCGGGTGCGGACCTACGGCCCCGGCTGCCGGCGGGTGAGCACGTCCTGCTCCTCCCGGGCGGCCTCGCCGCTGGAGTGCTCGCACGGTTACCAGCAAGTCATCTCTGGCTGCGACCCGCCGCAACAG ggCACTCTTCGAAGGATTATTATCGAGAATGCTGATCAG gAACAGTTATCCCCATTTCTTAGAGGGGCGAATTTCTGTCCTGGAAATAATGTCATCTATGAAAAGACAATAAGAAAATATGAGCTATTAAATCCCCAACAA TGTCAGAGTCCCCAGCAAGCCGACCAGTGCCATGTTgtccagccctgccagcacgCTGAGCCGGCCCAGGTCTCTCACCAGTGCCAGCAGACACAGACCGGTAGCCCCTGTGAAATAATTCCAGTCTCTGTGAGCGATGACTGCAGAGGAAATACTGTGAGGAGGGTGACAGTTCAAACCTGTGAACCG GTGAATTGCTCTCAGGAAAAGAACGACCAGCTGGACTGCCGCTACTTCGGTGAGCTCCTTGCTGAACTGAACCGCAAGACCAGTGACTTGTACAGTTGTTTACTGCAGCATGTGGAAAAGATAGGAGGAAG aaacCACGACATCGAATTTACATGTCAG TCTGAAGATATTGAAGATCTAATTCCCAAAGGACTGTCTGAGGCAACAAAGCAGCAGATTCGTTATCTCCTCCAG aTGAGAGTGACGTCAGATAAATCTTTGAGACTTGTGCTTTCCACTTTCAAAAATTTACGTGAAGAACTTTGCCATCTGCAGGATGACTTGGGG AAGTTAGAAACTGACTGTGTCTTACTTAAGAAGGATTTGGCTTTTAAAGCTTCTCAAGTAAAAGAATATGAAACTATGTTGACTTCTCTGAGAGAGAATAATCGTCAGCAGCAG CAAGGACTCAGAGAGAGCACTGCAAAATGTCGCTCTCTGGAAGAACAGCTCCTCTCCCTTCGGCTCACCGAGGGAGAAAAGGACTGTCAGCTGAAGGAACTGGAGTACTGCAAGCGTACCTTGGAGCAAGAGATCCAGAGCCTCAGGCTGCAG gCCTGCTCTAATCCAACACTACAGACCACCACAGATGAACTCTCCAGCCGTTACGTAGAGATGATCAATAACTTGAGAGAGGATAAAGATCGCGAGATCCGCAGCCTTAGG TCTCAGTTATGCCAATTCCAGCAAGATATATCGAAGAGAGAAGGAAGTAACAGTGACTTGCAAATAAGGTTACATGAACTGATGTCGATGCTGGAGGAGAAAGATGCTCTTATTAAACAGCAGCAAGAG GACCTCTTCAGATTGAAGCATGAGAAATTATCAGGCAGCCAGTCCCCTGGTGTAACAGCTATCATCACAAAGAA GTACAGGAATCAGTACCCTATTCTGGGTCTCCTGTCCGATGACTACAAGGCTACATCACCTGTCAATAAATCACAAACCATTGTGATTGAGAGGACCGGGGAGATATGGAAACAC GAGTGA